One Ornithinicoccus hortensis genomic window, TCGTCCCCCTCGGTCCGGACCGGCACCAGGTCGACCTGGTGGCCCCGGGCCCGCAACAGGTCCGCGACCCACCCGGCCTGGGTGGTGGCCAGCTCGCTGGCCCGGGTGCCCAGGCGCAGCCGGCGGGTCGCGGTGGCACCGGGCAGGCACTCCTGCTCGGCCTCGGTCAACGGCGGCGTGTGCCGCAGGGTCGGGGTCATACCAGGCCCCCCGTCTCCGGGGGCGTGGAGACCGCCGCCACGTCGTAGGGGTCCAGGTCGAACAGCTCGCGGAGCACGCTCGCGTAGTCACCCCGGCCGTCGGTGTCCGAGGCCAGGGCCTTCACCCGGACGGTGGGGGCGTGCAGCAGCTTGTCGACGACCCGCTGCACCGTGCGCTGGACCTCCTGGCGCTCCCGCTCGGGCAGGTCCGGGAGCCGCTGGTCGAGTCGCTGCAGCTCGGCGGCCACCACGTCCGCGGCGCGCGAGCGCAGCGCGGTGACGGTGGGCGCGACGGCCTGGGCACGGCGGGACACCAGGTAGGCGCCGACCTCACCGGTGACCAGCTGGCGCACCTCGGCCACCGCCGGGTCCACCTCGGCACCGGAGTCCTCGGCGCGTTCCTGCAGGTCCGCCAGGCTCCACAGGCCGACCCCGGGCAGGGCACCCACCCCGGGGGCGACGTCGCGGGGCATCGCCAGGTCCAGGATGGCCAGCGGGGTGTCCGCGCTCCCCCGCACCCGGCGCACGGCCGCCTCGTCGACCACGTGCTGCGTCGCGCCGGTGCAGGTGACGATCAGGTCGGCCCGGGCGCCGAGCTCGGGCAGCCGGGACCAGTCCTCGCTCCGGAAGCCGTACTGCGCGGCCAACCGGTCCGCCCGCTCCCGGGTGCGGTTGATCACGGTGACGTCGCTGATCCCGCTGCGGGACAGGGTGGCCGCGGCCAGGCCGGACATCGAGCCGGCACCGATCAGCACGGTGCGCGCACCGGCCAGGGACTCCAGGTGGCCGGCCGCACGCTCCAGCCCGAGCTCGACCAGGGACCGGCTCACCCGGTCGATGCTGGTCTCGGTGTGCGCCTGCTTGCCAACCCGGAGCGCGTGCTGGAACAGCGGGTTGAGCACGGTCCCGGCGGCGCCCTCGTGCTGCGCGGCGCGGAAGGCCGCGCGGACCTGGCCCAGGATCTGCCGCTCCCCCACGGCCATCGAGTCCAGCCCGGAGGCGACCGAGAAGAGGTGGTGGACCGCACGGTCCTCGTAGTGCACGTACAGGTGCGGCGACAGCTCGTCCAGGGCGACCCCGGACAGGTGGGACAGCGCCTGGCCGACCTCCTGCAGGGCACCGTGGAAGGTGGCGGCGTCGACATACACCTCGGTGCGGTTGCAGGTGGCCAGCACGACCGCCTCACCCACGTCCTCCCCGGCGCGGACGGCGGCGGTCAGCGCGGCGGCGCCGGCATCGCCCGGCGAGGCCTGCTCGACCAGGTCCATCGGGGCGCTGCGGTGCGAGAGACCGACCACGAGCAGACTCATCCGACTCCCTCCGTCGTGCGCGCGGGCGCGGGCGTGTCCGTGACGACCTGGTCCGCCAGTGCGCGGCGCTGTTCGTGGAAGGCCAGGATCTGCAGCTCGGTGGCCAGGTCGACGTGGCGCACATCGACCCCCTCCGGGACGG contains:
- a CDS encoding glutamyl-tRNA reductase, with amino-acid sequence MSLLVVGLSHRSAPMDLVEQASPGDAGAAALTAAVRAGEDVGEAVVLATCNRTEVYVDAATFHGALQEVGQALSHLSGVALDELSPHLYVHYEDRAVHHLFSVASGLDSMAVGERQILGQVRAAFRAAQHEGAAGTVLNPLFQHALRVGKQAHTETSIDRVSRSLVELGLERAAGHLESLAGARTVLIGAGSMSGLAAATLSRSGISDVTVINRTRERADRLAAQYGFRSEDWSRLPELGARADLIVTCTGATQHVVDEAAVRRVRGSADTPLAILDLAMPRDVAPGVGALPGVGLWSLADLQERAEDSGAEVDPAVAEVRQLVTGEVGAYLVSRRAQAVAPTVTALRSRAADVVAAELQRLDQRLPDLPERERQEVQRTVQRVVDKLLHAPTVRVKALASDTDGRGDYASVLRELFDLDPYDVAAVSTPPETGGLV